AAGACTTTAGGCGAAAAAGGCAAAAATGTAaaaggaggggaaaaaaaggccgCCCAGATCCTCACCGAAAAGCCCTTTCAGGAGTTACGACCCACTTGAATGCCAAAAGAGAGGCTTTAACACACGGGCAGACACTTGGAGCACGAAACCCGCAACACAAGAagtaaagaaggaaaaaaaaaggagagtttGCCGTGAATCTCTCGGTAACCATGCTCAATATTTTGGGAGGTTGCTGTCTAGCTAAATCCTcatctttattttctctttttccagaTCCTGCCGTGCACGGTGGTGGTGTATTATCTCTTTCGTGACATCTTTTGAGATTCTATTCTTGATGTGTTTCTtctccaccccccccccccccccaacggTCTATTCTCTTCCAGTCCGGAGACATCAGAGCTCATTTGAATCTTCTTTTAGCAATGAGCGTTTCCGTCACTATTTTGCCTACGCATGAGGAGCGTGAAAGGCGTCACAAGGAGACGCCAGAGATAAATAATGTCTCCAGCGTGCAGCCTCTGTCCATCAGTGTCACAGTCTCAACAAAATCGGGTAAAGGTTAGAATTGCAATTGTGGACGTACAtggagaaaagattttttttttttttttttacttttgatttagaggaaagaaagaaatacctTGGGATCCAGGTGGTTGCCATCGCGGTAGGAGAACCACAGGAGAGTGTCGTTGCTATACGACAGGGTGTAGGAGCTGACCCAGGAGACGTGGTGCCGCTGTTTGCTCTCCCATCCACCGTGGCCACGTGTCACGACGCCCGTAATCTGTCTGGGCGGACCCAAGTCGTATTGGATCCATTGATCCGCTAATTtatgacacaacaacaacaacaatcagatgaaaaatgaaggtggATCTCTCTGGagggagaagaaggaggaggaggactggCTATATTGGACGCAATCATCACATTGGCGCATGAGATACATTGGCGGGActaaggagaaagaagaagaaatgatgatgatgattcatTCCCGCGTGTGGCACGGCACGGACGTTATTTATTACTGGCGATGGATGATGGAGTCTGGTGTGCCCCTACGGTTTGATGATGGATTGGCAACTAATAGTCGATCCAAAGTGGTAATTATAAGACGGGCgatgattcttttcttttctcattcctTTGATTATTCCCTTAAAGATATTGCCGGCCCGACGGGCAAGGGCAAATGAATGTCTTTGTGCTTgcaggaaaacaaaagaacccaGCTAGTACAAGGGAATATAGTGAGCTGGAGAAAACGGACCCGTGAAACTGCATTGGgattgttgttttgttcagTGTTCCTGAACGCGTGTTGTAATTAGACGCACGCCAACGGAACATCAACTGGGTGACTGGAGGGATGTGTAACAAACTGTCGGGCTGTTGGGCGCCACCACCACAACCACCCCAcagtcttttattctttttttttaaatgtaagttTGACTCGGGAGGTAGAAAAGTTTGCCGTAAAAGAAGGCGATTGATAATAATTCTTCCTTTCAAaagtttctctttcttctaacAATGAAATTATTACCGTCTTGCTTCTTAGCGCACCATCCCGTGTGACTGAATAGGTGAGCAGAGTCTGGCTGGCAACTGTGCTTCTTGGCGGCCGTCGGGACGGAACTGGAAGTCAATTTGACGTTGGGCGATTCCGTGATGACTTGGTTGCATTCTGCGTTATTAAAGGTCATCCGATTTGAATTAgttaaaaccaaactttcccattcaaaagaaactttttcttctatttctagCGGACCTTGGCAGCCGACGATTTCCAGTCTGAGACTGGGCCGCCCTCGCCATTCAATGACGTGCAGCCGGACGAAGCGCGTTTGCAGCGGCGGGTCGAGCAAGTTGTAGCGGACGCTGGAAGCGTCTACGTTGCCGCGATAAACGCGTCGATTTCCGTAGCCGTCGACGACGTAACTCCACTTGAAAGCGTCGGCGCTGTAGGAGATGCTGTAGGCGCTTACCCATTCGTCGGCCTCCTCTCGCCCTTGCGTCATGACTCCAGTGACCTAACCATTGAAACAAGTTACGGGTACGTACACACGCACAGGGATCATTATTTGGGAGATGAAATTTGAATCCGGTGGGATCGAATTGCATAATAATCGAGTTACTCAGTTTCACTGGCAATTTGTTATTAGGGCAAATAGACGTCAAGAATGGAACGACAAAGAGAAATCGGATCTTTGACTAAAGTGGGaatgtatttttaatattCGAACCTGCGATATAACACCCAGATCTACTAGGATCCATTCGCCGACGGATCGATGCTTTGCGCACCAGGCTTTGTTTCCGCTCTGATAAAGCCGTGCGTATTTCGGTTGGCACGAACCGCCCTGGCTGTTAAAGGCGTTCCCGCCACTgccagtgctgctgctgctgccacctCCGAACTCGACGAGTTCGCCCACGCCTGTCCACTGGGAGCTGGATGCAATTTGCCAATCTTGGATAGATCCGGAGCTCATTCCGAGTAGACGGGGGCATTCCGTCGTCGAGCCCGTGGCTGTCGCAGACTTTCCTGTAGACAGagacacaaaaaaatggaaagtattcataaaacattttatttatccCGTACGATTTAGAACTGCCGAGAATCGAAAAACATCCGGTCGGAAGGGGCGTTGAAAACGTTTAGTGATGGATCGttaaaaacattgaaaatgaaacgggGCAAAAGGCGTAGGACGACATGGTTGAAATTCACGCCAatgtttttattagttttaCTTCGTTTTCGATCCATCATCGTTCAACACACCGCAGAAATAAATTTCGCCATTCGTGTTAAGTAACAAGAccctgttttttcttctcaaatgtttctttttttttttttttttgaaaggttacATGCAGTAAGTTAACAGGACTGGAAAAACGATGAGCTCACCTGTGGCGAGATGAACCGACGAGATGAGCTGAACGAGGAGGAAGCAGCTGACAACGAGGGGAGATTTTTTGAGAGTGAGATGAAGTGGTCGGCTACAATTCTTCACCGAGGATTCTTGGTGGGACGTTGAGGTCCTGCTGGGAGCAGCCGCCCCAGTCGAGCGGTCGCCACTTCTTCTCTGCCCGTTCGAATTCTTTGaaaggtaagaagaagaacattaTTATCATTCTCTCCCCCCCTATCCACCCATTTCGTCAtccattcaaaaagaaaaaaagagagaataaCCCATCAGTCTGAATGGGAGGTGTCGTTTCGATAAAGTGAACGTCAAAGTCCTTGTTGAACATTCGGTACTTGGGTATTTGTACGCGCCGGGCATATGATAATGAGCCGACTTTTTTGGCTCCTCCGTGAGAACGATTGACTAACTCGTCTATCTCTCTATATCTTCGGTGTCCGCGCGCTCTTTTTTGAATGGAATTtctacagcacacacacacagcacagacaGACAACTTGAAACTGTCAAATTCCACGATTTTGACGGAACGTTTGAACATCATTTCCCTTTTATCTGTCGGCGCGAAGGGGATTCActattttgtgttgttgttgttttttcgtcGACTCATCAAAAGGAACCGATTCGGCGCGGCCTCACCAGCAACggtgccgtgtgtgtgtgtgtctctctcctcgcctttttaatgttttttcccccccatttGGGAtcgtttacatttttttattttacgttgAGCGATTAGTAGTAGCTGTACAAGTCTTAAAAGCTTTTCAATCTAGCGGGGTTTTTTCTCGTCTCATGCAGATAGAAGAGAGACGGGTCTTGTCTAATTttatgaaagaaaaggagggctTTTTTGTTGGGTGGAAATCACGGCtggaaaacttaaaaaaaagaagggcatAGCCCCTCATCGTCACCGCCGCCGCTGTGGTGTACACATCAGCACAGCGTCGTCTATAGGAAATTGGCCTTTCAACGGTGCGGATGATTGATCAAGTGCCGGTTGAATAGAGCCGTAAGGCACGGGAAATTAGATAGTCCGAGATCTATACTCTATGCATGTAGAGGCATGAACGAGCAACGGGGAGAGATAGTTTGGGTGTAGAGCGGCttgtttgaaaatgttgacTAGTTTCTAAAGGATGGGAAATGCAACTACGCCTATTATGTAAGGACTCTAAGGTTTTTGATTGGCTATTGATCGTCAATCCGAATCGATGACACGGCGCAACGAATTATTGATTGACCGTCTCGCGAGACCTACAAACTCGAATCGCcgttgattttctttatttgtgtttCCAATCTGGCCAGTAGAAATCCAAATATTTTCCTAGAAATCCGAAACGCTATAGAGAGCTGACGTATAGTCGCATCCAGCagtttgggggaaaaaaataggaatGACTGGCCTGTCCGTCCGTCGTCGAGTGATGCATCGGCGCTGACGGCTCGTTGGACATTCGAcataatataaatatttctaccacaagaagaagaagaagaagaagaagattctctTGGGTTGTCTATCGCCATATtccgtgtgtatgtgtgtgtgtcagttTTCACCGGTAGATTTCATCGCGTAGCCCGTGCTAGCTGCCCCGCCTATCCATCGCACCCCTGGTCCATAATTTTATCGAGAAAATCAGAAACATCACGCAGACAACCACACTAACGGGGGAGAAAACAATCCTGGTGATAAAAGTGTAATGgaataataagagaaaaagaggagggcccttattctttttccccctcatTTTTTGGTGATGACGGAGTGGTGTGATGTGCTCCGCTTGGCGAGTGGATTTCACGCCCATTTTTCTGGGGCCCGTAATAATTCCCGatggacagagagagagaaagagagaggctGGATTTTGGTGGTTAATGTATCCGTTTCTAACCTGTTATCAAAGCGTGAAAACGGATCATCCATTTTCGGTTGGTTTATAACTCGTCTTTTTGCTGGTAACGGTCTGTGTTTGATGCGTGTTTAATgccttgttctctctctctctctcttgtgctTTTAACCAGCACCTCAGATTTGCTGTGGGTgttctcctcttcttttgggccccgtgaaaagaagaaaaaaacggcccCAACGGCGGCTTtttctacaacaacaacaacaacaaggcgaTGGGtacaagggggaaaaaaaaggaagaaagaaagaaagcggGACGGCATCGGGAATAGACTAACGGGTCGGGAATCCAACAGACGGATGGaataatagaagaaaaagaaaggaaaacccTCGAGGACGTTGATTGAATATTCCGAAACGGAGGAGAATCTGAAAGAACTAAAGAAGTGTTTGGCGTTTCGGCAtttctcccctctctctctcgcctttACGAAATGAATTCCACAGTATcgaatggaaaacaaaacaaccggGTCTGATGGGGGTAGAGACACAGCAGTTCGGAGTCCTCCGACAGTCCGACTCTTGGTACATCCGAAAATCATCCAAACATCCAAGGGTTTCCGTTTCCCTTTCGACTCTAGCTCGTTATCTTCCAAGTTTATATCTGACCTCTCCTCCTCCAGTCTTTGGCCAATggccatttatttattttgtcccAGTTCCAAAGTATTAAAACAATCTTTTGGCGGCTAATTTGAATACGATCGGGCacacctttttatttattattattttaataaatagtagtagtagtagtaaaaaaaaaaagttgttgtttttcaagcTGTTGGACCAAGACGAATGATATTCCAGTGGCGTAATTTCAAGATTAGTTTACATTGATACGCTACCCGTCATACGACGCATAAAAGGGGAACGTAAAGTTGGGTGTAAAAAATTCTtaaccaagagagagagagcgagagagacacCATGTAGACCGACCTGTTTGTCCAGTTGAGTCGATTCCATCATCGCCGATGATGCATAATCAAATAGACACGgccaaggaggaggaggttccATCATTCGTTTCGCCGCACCAACTCTTGCCGGCCAATGTCATTCATGACAGTTTTGACTCAACACTCAAATCAAAACGCGGGAAAAACAATGACGCAAACAATTTgtgtgggagagagagagatgacacAGCAGGACGTCCGgtaagaggaaaaagaaaaaagtaaaaaaccacAGTTTAACAAATGTGAAACAAAACTCAACGGTAGGGCTTAAAGTTTAGACGAAAGCTTTTTGGTATGTCCGCACCGTCCCGCGTCTGGTGAACGACTGAAAGCTTTTGAAGCGCAAGACTCTCTAATATATCCATCGAGACGGGCGAGctgggctctctctctctctctagggTGAAACCAACACGCAATGTATGTGTTGAACTTACCTCATCTGGtgatcttttcctttttgctctttttcttcccaaTGTGTTTCTATTCATTTATCACGTTTCGTCTTGTTgaaactgtgtgtgtgtaggcctaaaaagattttcttcttgtattcttcttcctttttaagGGGTGGTGGGGGTGGGTGCCGGATGTAGGCCGCCAAGTGAGAAACAACTTATTATTCTCTAGCGACTTCCTAATCGGACCATCAATCTACACATCTGTCGGCGTTAGTATagtcgtttttttgttttgttttgttttgtttttctctccctcgcttttcccccctctcgtATTTTTACACCTCCAAAGTGTAGCTCACTTAATTGTCACGCGCCAGCTACTCTTCAAGCGGGTGTGGACGTGATCCGGAATGGTGAACGACAACAATTTTCCaggcccccctttttttttctttcttgtttgtaaTCGCAATTGCTCCTAATGCGTTGCACCTTTACGTGTTGAGAAAAGAACAAGATTTCGGACAAGGTGCCAGGCAGGAATAACAACGAGACATGAAAGGGCGTGGTTCACTCGACAACACAATACAGAAgccggagaaaagaaaaagaaaaaaaaaggaaaacacagAAAAGATATCCGAGAAGTGATAACCCAATATATACAAGTTGTAGGTCCCTATTGTATAGGGCCACCGTTTTCGCTCCAATGGCTTGTGTTGTTGTTCTATGACGTGGGACTCTCCTTTGTGGCGTCAGCCCCCCCCTAAATCGGAATTGAGTGTGTCACCGTCTATGGTCGTATAGCGTCGTCATCCTATAGTCAACTCCTCCGATCTTTGTTACGACTCCCGACGTGTATACAGCGAAAGGGCCCTTTTCTTTGGCATGTTTGACattgtctaatttttttccttcagagTTTGAGTGTCTTGTCTGGTTTGTTacgattgttgttgctgttgttatcTTGATTATTCCACTGTAGCTGCTTctcttatatttctttttattggtaGTCTTAACAGCAATCGAGTCGAGTCACTCTTGGCTCATTTTCCCCATCGATTAATACGCTTCAGACACCTGGAAGCtgaactgctgctgccggctGCTTGCTctgctgcttcttctttttcttctcctcctgTCAATTTCTGTACACGCCACACACTCGAGGAGGCACTAACAgcaacggggaaaaaaaaagagaaacaagatGGTATCGCGCTGACGAAAACGAATTGGAAATCATTCGGGGCCCCTTGTGCTGGTGCTACTTCTACCACCCGGCCAGAGGAAGCTGTCGGGGCAGTtgtggaagaaagaagaagaataatccTGCCACAAAGGGGAATAGAAAAGAATAGTCCCGAGTATGACAAGGGACAAGACGACCGAGAGTGTTCCCTCAGCCGTACTACTCACTCGACAACAACGAGAAGAAAACGTCATAATTTATCTACGTGTCTCTCTCCGAACCCGTaaaggtcttttttttttttgaaagaattttgaataatgcattaataataatttcttttttttttcttctttcccctacTGCACGATAATGTCGGAAACTGTTTGCTGGTCGGGGAcaaaaccagaagaagaagggggggggggacaagaTGTAATGCTATTACATTTGAAACTGAATAAcctaaaaaagggaaatagggAAAAAACAGCGTCTCTTATCTTTTTGGAATGCGTCCTATTGAGCGCCTCTTGTCCAATCCTCTATCATAAAACTATACGAGACCTAGGCGCCCGATCATCACCGCGGATGTCTGGCGTCCAACGCAGGCGACGAATCTCTCCACCACAATCAGGACAACACAAAAATGTCGCAGGCCTACCATATAATCTAAAAACTTGCATCTACcccccaccatcaccaccaggcCTATTCTTCTTCAGTTTGAACGTGTGAACATAACTCCTTTTCTAGGATCTTGGTGTcccgattcttttttttttttcttggaggGAGAATGTTGGGCGAGATGTACATCTTGGACGttccattttgtgtgtgttgtttccatttttacgATGTCCTGGAATGGCAACAATAgcgggaaattcaatttgTCTGATAATGCCGAAACGAACTGTCCATTTCGCCGACATTTTTTACACACAATAGGACGAAAcaattctcctttttatttttttcaaatccgaGTAGAAGCAATCGAAATTGAAGTGAGCGACCAAAGTACTGGGATTAAATGCTATAGATATATAAAACCCCCGAGTGATGTATAAATCCTTAtataccttttctttcttttttaaatctgttTGTACCCAgtagaaaaggagagaagatcCTACAGGAAAGAAAATGGGATTTTCAGGTCCTGGGATTTGTGTGCAATGAAGAAAAGATTGGCGGcggcccttttcttttttctttctttttccaaaagtCAAATAGAAACGGGCGGTCAATTCTctcaagaaggaaaaagaattacAGCGCGCGGTATTTCTTGATGAAACGGAATTTAGTAGCTCCCACGCACGACGGGCACGTGTACGACGTACCGATGGATGGCTAACTTACAATAGAAGACCTTTGATTCCCATCCACCGCTataggacttttttttttctatcatgAATTATGGATTGAGCCGTATGCGCtttatttgaaattggcgGCACCGTGTGGGAGGAGAGCAATAAATGTGAGAAGAAGGAGGGGATCATTTCCCTATCGCCTCCGTGTGAGCGTGTGTCTGATCCACCCCTGGATTATTCcgaatcatttatttattagatTGCCTttcgttactttttttttctttttcccctcctCGTTGTATAGTCAAAAGCCTGTGGGTGTTGCTTTAGCTCCTTCGTCTTGACTTTTATTAAGTTCTTTGGTTGGTTTGTttgtattcttctttttcttttatccttTTGTATTTTCGCAGGCACTTGATCATCAAAGATTCAGCCAGGATCGACGACTGTACCGAACGGCTGGGTGATGACAGAAGGCCCATCCATCTAATCCCCCAAgcatttcgaaattttttttttcggggttcCTTTTGGGCGGATGATGACACCGGAACGCGCGCTCACTTGGGGAACCCCGTGAAGATGTGAGCTGCTGCACGAACTTGTGTGTCCCAGTCAGGGTTCCATGACGAATGAAATTTCCTCCTCTGAATCCCTCGACTACCACATCATCATCCCTGCAGGTGATGGCCTATCTATTTCGGATATTCTTCAATCCATTACAAacatatctattttttttttctaccccAAAAGGGTGTCGATCGTCGACTCtctcttccgttttttttttctgtttaggTTTATCCAATATCAACATGGAATATTACAcacacgaacaaaaaaaataaaaggggagaAGCTCAAAAGgtattgtttgattttctcttttgtgttttgtttgttatttctttttctggggcCGGGTGGAATCGATCAATTAACAAGTCAGAGAGTGGCAAGTGGCAGACAGCATCAAGGGTGTATACGCATATACAGCATACCGCGCTGCTACAAAGGGGGAATCGATCCATTCTGACGATTCCATATGTAAGTTACGGGTGTTTACTTTATTCTTTCCATGTTTTTCacttcaaatttgattttatttgttttttttttgtccagtCAACGATGTTTGTACAATGACAGCTGATAGTATACCTGCACCGTCTTTAGTTTGATGCCAACATAATCAAAAGAGTCCAATAACAAggtaaaagaagaattttttcatttatactATCTTCTATCCAGCAACTCTTTAGATGAATGGAATTATTTGCGCTTCAATCAACATTGTCCCATTGATGGATTCATTTGATCACATCCATCCAAGAACAGTCCTTACTCCCTCTCTCTTctagtcttcttcttcttgttctctaCATCGGGCACCGAACCGAAATCCACAAAGGTATAAATGGATTTATTTCCATCGCTCTCGCCCACTCTCTCACACTCGGTTCGCTATGGCTGGCGTGTGAGTATATGTGTCGCttatatttgtattattagCTCCTTCCGGTACGACGGACGTCATCACCAGGCGTGCGTGAGTTTCTACCACtcttcattctctctctctcttcaacaTATATTATATAGGCTTTCGCTAATTCTCTTTTGTGGAGACTAGCATGAAAGACCACCCTAGCTATCGTTTGGTTaggtttccttttgtttttatttcgtccACGGTTGGTatatcgatttaaaaaaaaaattcacctcCTACTTCAGACTTGTAGCCCCCCGATGCCCTAAAGTTCAAGTTCAATGAATGCGTCAAAGCCTTTTGAATAATACTCCCCTCGTTGTCGATAAACTTTTCGAGGGTGTACACCAAGGGGAATTCAATCAATGgcaggtgttttttttttcatccatcgaAATGCGTGGGCCAACTTTGAGAAATTCTTTTCCTCTTGTCAAgtctcaagttttttttttctctacttgtgaatgaatgggaaaaaagggaGTGCTTCACACGACCAAATTACGAAATCATctctcaacattttcttcgtttctctttcttcacGGCAGTCGCGAGTTTTTGACATCAAGGGCCCCCTATAGTACTGTACGGAGTTTGAATAAGAGAATCGTCTTTTCATTTCGGCGTGCAGAGTCTCGAAAGGCTGAAATATCACCCCATATCTTGTTGCTGATCCTAGAAGGTCTGAGGCTGAGCTTTTGTTGCCGTAAACAGGTCATTTGCAGgcatcttctttcttcttgctgCTGATAATGCtggctcctttttctctctcccgacTCCTCTCGTGCCTgtcactattttttttctttcagggaATGACTGGTAATTTGTGATTAGAGAAACCATCACACTCGACTAGGGCGACGAAGGCGGGTATTATAATTTGAGAAATGGCCGTGGCTTTGGTTGACGTGGTTGGGGCCCGGCAGTTCGTGACCGTTTTAGCGACCGCTGGGGACAGATTCGACGGTGACACGTAATATTTATACGCCCAGTGAGCGCGgctgttttcaaattcaaacgcTGACGAACGTTTCCGGTCCAGGGCGAAATCTAGTTGGATAGATGATCATTTTCTAGTGGGAGGAGAGCGCAATaacgggctgctgctgctgctgcccagtgCGGATAT
The sequence above is drawn from the Daphnia pulicaria isolate SC F1-1A chromosome 1, SC_F0-13Bv2, whole genome shotgun sequence genome and encodes:
- the LOC124333736 gene encoding venom prothrombin activator pseutarin-C non-catalytic subunit-like isoform X1, coding for MMEPPPPWPCLFDYASSAMMESTQLDKQNSNGQRRSGDRSTGAAAPSRTSTSHQESSVKNCSRPLHLTLKKSPLVVSCFLLVQLISSVHLATGKSATATGSTTECPRLLGMSSGSIQDWQIASSSQWTGVGELVEFGGGSSSSTGSGGNAFNSQGGSCQPKYARLYQSGNKAWCAKHRSVGEWILVDLGVISQVTGVMTQGREEADEWVSAYSISYSADAFKWSYVVDGYGNRRVYRGNVDASSVRYNLLDPPLQTRFVRLHVIEWRGRPSLRLEIVGCQECNQVITESPNVKLTSSSVPTAAKKHSCQPDSAHLFSHTGWCAKKQDADQWIQYDLGPPRQITGVVTRGHGGWESKQRHHVSWVSSYTLSYSNDTLLWFSYRDGNHLDPKIFGGNMDGDTERRHYLNHPFSARYVRLHPLTWRHGIGLRAALLGCPQKAGSDCGPGFFHVNAVSGCMENLAYHHNTWLNDKRHLWKDWKYGRASLAVDGDSDASLHRCAILDNYFVENPVWMVDLGKKSNIVGIVIATWQGKGQEFHLSADKTATYRDYQTNLEKLTVYVSNKPRLETADLLAEASCGQVSRSNDSLFQPRIHIQCQEDLRGRYLYIRASAVANRKARLFFSVLCEVMVY
- the LOC124333736 gene encoding venom prothrombin activator pseutarin-C non-catalytic subunit-like isoform X2 — translated: MMEPPPPWPCLFDYASSAMMESTQLDKQNSNGQRRSGDRSTGAAAPSRTSTSHQESSVKNCSRPLHLTLKKSPLVVSCFLLVQLISSVHLATGKSATATGSTTECPRLLGMSSGSIQDWQIASSSQWTGVGELVEFGGGSSSSTGSGGNAFNSQGGSCQPKYARLYQSGNKAWCAKHRSVGEWILVDLGVISQVTGVMTQGREEADEWVSAYSISYSADAFKWSYVVDGYGNRRVYRGNVDASSVRYNLLDPPLQTRFVRLHVIEWRGRPSLRLEIVGCQECNQVITESPNVKLTSSSVPTAAKKHSCQPDSAHLFSHTGWCAKKQDADQWIQYDLGPPRQITGVVTRGHGGWESKQRHHVSWVSSYTLSYSNDTLLWFSYRDGNHLDPKIFGGNMDGDTERRHYLNHPFSARYVRLHPLTWRHGIGLRAALLGCPQKAGSDCGPGFFHVNAVSGCMENLAYHHNTWLNDKRHLWKDWKYGRASLAVDGDSDASLHRCAILDNYFVENPVWMVDLGKKSNIVGIVIATWQGKGQDKTATYRDYQTNLEKLTVYVSNKPRLETADLLAEASCGQVSRSNDSLFQPRIHIQCQEDLRGRYLYIRASAVANRKARLFFSVLCEVMVY